GCCGTCGGTGAATGTGCCTCTGTTGGTCTACACGGTGCCAACCGTCTGGGCTCTAACTCGCTGGCCGAGTTCGTGGTGTTTGGCCGCGTCGCTGGGGAAAACGCAGTGAAACGTGCAGGAGAATTCAAAGGCTGGAACGAAGCGTCAATTGCCGAGCAAGTCAAAGCGGTTGAAGCACGCATTGCGGCACTGATGAACCAAGAAGGCGATGAAAACTGGGCAGACATCCGCACGGAAATGGGTCACACCATGGAAGCGGGCTGTGGTATCTACCGTCAAGAAGATTTGATGCAGGCCACCATCGACAAAATCACTGAGCTAAAAGCACGTTACAAACGCATCAGCATCAAAGACAAAGGCAAGGTGTTCAACACCGATCTTCTCTACGCCATCGAAGTCGGTTACGGCCTAGAAGTGGCGGAAGCGATGGTTCACTCTGCGATTTTACGTAAAGAATCTCGCGGTGCTCACCAACGCCTTGACGATGGTTGTACCGAGCGTGACGACGTGAACTTCCTGAAACACTCACTGGCCTTCTACCAAGCTGACAATGCGCCAAGCATCAGCTACAGCGATGTGAAGATCACTAAATCTCAGCCGAAAGCGCGTCTGTATGGCGAAGCGGCAGAGAAAGCCGCCGCTGAAGAAGCCGCCAAAGCCGCCGAGAAAAATGCAGAGGAGCAAGCATAATGTCAGCCAATCGCATTCAAAAAGTAGACATTCTGCGTTACGACCCAGCAACCGACGCAGAACCGTACTTCCAAGCCTTTGAAGTGCCATTTGATGACACTATGTCGGTGCTTGATGCACTCGGTTATGTCAAAGACCACTTGGATAAACACCTTTCCTACCGCTGGTCATGCCGAATGGCGATTTGTGGCTCATGCGGCATCATGGCCAACGGCGTGCCAAAACTGGCATGTAAGAGCTTTTTGCGTGACTACCCAGATGGGGTGAAGATCGAGCCACTCGCCAACTTCCCAATCGAGAAAGACTTGATTGTCGATATGACGCCGTTTATTGAACGTCTTGAAGCAATCAAACCTTACATCATCGGTAATGATCGTAAACCTGAAGATGGCACCAACTTGCAAACTCCAGAACAGATGGCGAGATACAAACAGTTCGCTGGCTGCATCAACTGTGGTTTGTGCTACGCGGCCTGTCCGCAGTTCGGCCTCAATCCTGAGTTTATCGGCCCTGCGGCCTTGACGCTGGCTCACCGCTACAACTTGGACAGCCGTGACAACGGTAAAGCTGAACGTATGAAGCTGATCAACGGTGAAAACGGCGCGTGGGGCTGTACGTTTGTCGGCTACTGCTCAGAAGTGTGTCCAAAACACGTTGACCCAGCGGCAGCGGTTAACCAAGGCAAAGTCGAGTCGTCGATGGACTTTGTTATCGCCATGCTAAAACCTGACGGCACACCAAAGAAAGTGGAGGCTTAGGATGAGTAACCGTAAACCTTATGTTCGCGAAATCAAACGCACTTGGTGGAAGAGTCATCCTTTCTACCGTTTTTACATGCTGCGTGAAGCAACCGTGCTTCCGCTGATCCTTTTCACTCTCTTCCTTACTTTTGGTTTGGGTGCTTTAGTGAAGGGACCAGAGGCATGGCAAACTTGGCTGGCGTTCATGGCCAATCCGCTGGTGATCGCCATCAATATCGTGGCTTTGGCGGGTAGCTTACTGCACGCGCAAACCTTCTTTAG
The Vibrio navarrensis DNA segment above includes these coding regions:
- a CDS encoding succinate dehydrogenase/fumarate reductase iron-sulfur subunit gives rise to the protein MSANRIQKVDILRYDPATDAEPYFQAFEVPFDDTMSVLDALGYVKDHLDKHLSYRWSCRMAICGSCGIMANGVPKLACKSFLRDYPDGVKIEPLANFPIEKDLIVDMTPFIERLEAIKPYIIGNDRKPEDGTNLQTPEQMARYKQFAGCINCGLCYAACPQFGLNPEFIGPAALTLAHRYNLDSRDNGKAERMKLINGENGAWGCTFVGYCSEVCPKHVDPAAAVNQGKVESSMDFVIAMLKPDGTPKKVEA
- the frdC gene encoding fumarate reductase subunit FrdC, producing MSNRKPYVREIKRTWWKSHPFYRFYMLREATVLPLILFTLFLTFGLGALVKGPEAWQTWLAFMANPLVIAINIVALAGSLLHAQTFFSMMPQVMPIRLGGKLVDKKIIVLAQWAAVALISLIVLVVV